CACTCACTTTAGGCCACACCCACTCCATTAAGCCCCTCCCACTCCAGGCCACGCCCACCGAGGCCACACCCCCACCTAAGGCCACGCCCCTCCAGGAGAGTCCCATAAGGGCTCCCCAGTGTGGCCACCACCCTGGGGGtgccaggccccgccccccctAGGCTCCGCCCCCCGAGGCCCCGCCCCCCTGAggccaggccccgcccccagGACGCGCAGGCGGAGGAGGAGATCCGGCAGGAGATGAACCAGCTGCAGCAGCGGCTGACGGAGCAGCAGAGCGTCCTCCAGCGCATCGCCGCCCCCAACATGAAGGCCATGGAGAAGCTGGAGAGCGTCCGGGACAAGTTCCAGGAGACCTCAGACGGTGGGGACACGgcgggggacacggggacacggcggggggcacggggacaccagggggacacggggacaccagAGatgtggggggacatggggacagcagagacatggggacaccagagatgtggtgggacaCGGGGACATCGGAGActtggggggggacacggggacaccagAGACGTGGGGACATCAGAGAtgtggggggacacggggacaccagAGACGTGGGGACATCAGAGAtatggggggacacagggacatcagagatgtggtgggacaCGGGGATACCAGAGATGTGGGGACACCAGAGATGCGGTGGGACACAGGGACACCAGAGATGTGGGGTGACATGGGGCCACCAGAGACGTGGGGACACCAGGAAGACACGGGGATGTGGGGACACGAGGAAGACACAGGGATGTGGGGACACCAGAGatgtggggacaccaggagaACACATGGATGTGGTAGATGTGGGGACAATAgagacatggggggacatggggacatcagagatgtggtgggacacggggacaccagCAACGTGGGGACACCAGGGAGACAcggggatgtggggacaccagagatgtggtgggacacggggacaccagCAACGTGGGGACACCAGGGAGACACAGGGGTGTGGGGACACCAGAGATGTGGGGGGGACACGTGGACACCAGAGACGTGGGGACACCAGGGAGACACAGGGATGTGGGGACACCAGAGAtgtggggggacacggggacgtCAGAGAtgtggggggacacggggacaccagagacatggggacaccagggagACACAGGGATGTAGGGACACCAGAGACATGGGTGACATGGGGACACCAGAGACATGGGGACACGAGGAAGAcgtggggatgtggggacaccaGAGATGTGGGAGGACACGGGGACACCAGAGACATGGGGGACACcagagatgtggtgggacacggggacaccagagatgtggtgggacatggggtcACCAGAgacatggggacaccaggaagacacagggatgtggggacaccagggatgtggtgggacacggggacaccagggatgtggtgggacatggggtcACCAGAGATGTGGGGACACCAGAGATgtgggacacggggacaccagAGACGTGGGGACACCAGGAAGACACGGGGATATGGGGACACGAGGAAGACACAGGGATGTGGGGACACCAGAGAcgtggggacaccaggagaACACATGGATGTGGTAGATGTGGGGACACCAGAGAcgtggggggacatggggacatcagagatgtggtgggacacggggacaccagAGACGTGGGGACACCAGGGAGACAcggggatgtggggacaccagagatgtggtgggacaCGGGGACATCGGAGAtgtggggggacacggggacaccagagacatggggacaccagagatgtggtgggacacggggacatcagagatgtggtgggacaCGGGGATACcagagatgtggtgggacaccagagatgtggtgggacaCGGGGGCACTAGAGACGTGGGGACACCAGGAAGACAcggggatgtggggacaccagagatgtggtgggacatggggacaccagaGACACGGGGACACCAGAGAtatggggggacacagggacaccaGAGACAGGGGGACACAGACATCAGAGACGTGGGGACACcagagatgtggtgggacaTGGAGACATCGGAGACGTGGGGACACCAGAGAtgtggggggacacggggacaccagAGATGTGGGGGACATAGAGATGTGGGGACACCAGAGATGTGGTGGAACACGGGGACACCAGGAAGacagggggatgtggggacaccaGAGAtgtgggggacacggggacaccagAGatgtggggacaccagggagACATGGGGGACACGGACACCATCAACACATACAGGAGGGGACATGGTGACACGAaggggacgtggggacaccAGAGAGACTATGGGGACACCAGGAAGTgacagaggggacatggggcCACCAGAGAGACATGGGGACACCAGAGAGACT
This genomic window from Nyctibius grandis isolate bNycGra1 unplaced genomic scaffold, bNycGra1.pri scaffold_214_arrow_ctg1, whole genome shotgun sequence contains:
- the LOC137677412 gene encoding structural maintenance of chromosomes protein 1A-like, which codes for DAQAEEEIRQEMNQLQQRLTEQQSVLQRIAAPNMKAMEKLESVRDKFQETSDEFEAARKRAKKAKQAFEQMKKERFDRFNACFESVATNIDEIYKALSRNSSAQ